The following proteins come from a genomic window of Candidatus Neomarinimicrobiota bacterium:
- a CDS encoding KpsF/GutQ family sugar-phosphate isomerase, with translation MNKTDLANVAKQIFTVEAEELIKASARIPSDVVKAADLIQNHDGKVVVCGLGKSGLIAQKIVATFCSTGTQAVFLHAAEALHGDLGIYHPGDPTILISKSGSTDEILRLVPILREFQSPLIGIIGNSNSRLAEKVDIVLDASVSREADPLGIVPTSSTTLTLAVGDALAAVLMSANGFKHDDFARYHPGGDLGKKLRLHIQDIMQPLEDCAVVNSDEKLRNVVIQMTEKPQGAALVLNENQSLSGIVTEGDLRRCLAENGDIDQLSAEEVMTKNPVSVLDTLPLSDAVSLMEDRTSQISVLPVMNENGLCTGLLRIHDIYQTTLP, from the coding sequence ATGAATAAAACAGATTTAGCCAACGTTGCCAAGCAAATATTTACAGTCGAAGCTGAAGAATTAATTAAAGCTTCTGCCCGGATTCCTTCCGATGTTGTAAAAGCGGCAGATTTAATTCAGAATCACGACGGGAAAGTAGTTGTGTGTGGTCTTGGGAAATCTGGACTCATTGCTCAGAAAATAGTTGCCACATTTTGCAGCACCGGAACCCAAGCAGTATTTTTACATGCTGCAGAAGCGCTTCATGGCGATCTTGGGATTTACCATCCTGGCGATCCAACTATCCTTATATCCAAAAGCGGTAGTACAGATGAAATTCTGAGGCTTGTTCCCATATTGAGGGAATTCCAATCACCATTAATAGGAATCATTGGAAATTCAAATTCTAGGCTTGCAGAAAAAGTAGATATTGTATTGGATGCTTCTGTAAGCAGAGAAGCCGATCCGCTCGGAATTGTTCCAACATCCAGCACAACACTTACGTTAGCGGTTGGCGATGCGCTGGCTGCGGTTTTGATGAGCGCAAACGGTTTTAAGCACGACGATTTCGCTCGATATCATCCGGGTGGTGACCTTGGAAAAAAATTAAGATTACATATTCAGGATATCATGCAGCCGTTGGAAGATTGTGCTGTTGTAAATTCTGATGAAAAATTGAGGAATGTCGTTATCCAAATGACAGAAAAACCGCAAGGCGCGGCTCTTGTTCTGAATGAAAATCAATCCCTTTCTGGAATCGTGACCGAAGGCGACCTCAGGCGATGCCTCGCTGAAAATGGCGACATTGATCAACTTTCTGCTGAAGAAGTGATGACAAAGAATCCGGTGTCCGTTTTGGATACGTTACCACTTAGTGATGCAGTCAGTCTCATGGAAGACAGAACGTCGCAAATTTCTGTTTTACCGGTGATGAACGAAAACGGACTTTGTACAGGTTTGCTCCGAATTCACGATATTTACCAGACGACACTTCCGTAA
- a CDS encoding phosphatase PAP2 family protein: MRRSLILLILGINILFPKDQKIPDYIKAGIHESYSGKSNKIIIGSTILGAVIAYQYDTNLQSYAQRQGLMSESTANFADDFVMDGWSIGILTGGIIAEHFLSDNSKLDLHRKFKYAFTSMATSTVLTYGLKYGVARERPNLSNSRSFPSGHTSHSFTIAAVSQELFGFKIGVAAYTMAFVVGLSRIQDNKHYLSDVMFGAGLGTVIGRGFGMVYKKETIAASFQPTLDGKIKMSVRF, translated from the coding sequence ATGCGTCGATCGCTAATCCTTTTAATCTTGGGAATAAATATTTTGTTTCCAAAGGATCAAAAAATTCCCGACTATATAAAAGCAGGAATTCATGAATCATATAGTGGTAAATCTAATAAAATTATCATTGGTTCAACTATTCTCGGTGCTGTGATTGCTTACCAATATGATACAAACCTTCAATCCTACGCCCAACGCCAAGGGCTCATGTCTGAGTCCACGGCAAATTTTGCAGATGATTTCGTTATGGATGGTTGGTCTATCGGAATTCTTACCGGAGGCATTATTGCTGAGCATTTTTTATCCGATAACTCAAAATTAGATCTTCATAGAAAATTTAAATATGCATTTACCTCAATGGCGACGTCAACTGTTTTAACATACGGATTGAAATATGGCGTCGCGCGTGAAAGACCAAATCTATCAAATAGCCGTTCTTTTCCATCGGGACATACATCCCACAGCTTCACGATTGCTGCGGTTTCGCAGGAATTATTCGGATTCAAAATTGGTGTGGCTGCTTACACAATGGCTTTCGTTGTTGGCTTGAGCAGAATTCAAGATAATAAACATTATCTAAGCGATGTGATGTTTGGCGCCGGGCTTGGAACCGTCATTGGACGGGGATTCGGAATGGTTTATAAAAAAGAGACAATCGCAGCATCCTTTCAGCCAACTTTGGACGGAAAGATAAAAATGTCGGTTCGGTTTTAA